DNA from Sinorhizobium arboris LMG 14919:
TTCATCTCGGGATATTCGTCGATGACGTCGTGGTAGCCCTTCGAGCGGATGCCGGCGTTGAGATCGGCTTCGCGGCCGAGCAGCTCGACATAATTGCCGGATTCGCCCATCAGCTTCACGAACTCCTCGGCGCCGAGCTGCGCGCCTTGATAGTTGTTGGAGACGATCTGCGAGACGGCAACGCCGGTCGCGTTGATCTCACGGTCGATCAGGAAGGACGGCACGCCCGCATCTTTCGCCTTCTGAACCGCGGCAATGGACGCTTCCGAGCCCGCATTGTCGAGAATGATCGCTTTCGCGCCGCGGCCGATTGCGGTGTCGATCAGCTGCGACTGCTTGTTGGCATCGTCGTCATGTACGAGGACCAGCGTTTCGTAGCCGAGCTCCTTCGCCTTGGCCTCGGCACCCACCGCTTCGGCCTTGAAGAAGGGATTGTCGTGCGACGGGGTGATAATCGCGATGAGATCGGCCGCGTAGGCCGGAATGGCGGAACCCGCCGCCAAGACCGCCGCAAATGCGGCGATGGTCATTCTGCGTGTCAGTGTCATCTGCATTTCCTCCCAGGTTGAAAAAGTCGGAGCCGTCCTCAGGACTCCCGTATTCCATTCGCGCGCTCAGGTGATGCGCCGGATGCTGTCGGCGATCTCCTGCGGCTCGAAGACGCGTTTCCAGTCTTCGCGCATGAGCATCGGCTTGCCGAATTCGATGGCTTTGTTGCAGGCGTCGGAAAAGACGCCGGGCGTCTCCTCGAAGATCACCGCGCCAAGTACGTTCATGTGGCCGAGCAGGAAGTCGCGCGCTGCTTCTCGCGGCACGCCACGCTTGACGCACTCCTCCATGGCCTCGCGCATGACGACCAGCAGCGAGGCGCAGACCGTTTCCGAAAGGCCGGGCTCCAGGAGTGCGATCTGCTCGACCGTCACCCGATGCGAGCGCATCACCGGCGCCCAGATGACCTTGGCGATCTCCTCGCCGAGCACATAGGCCTCTTCCGGCCCCTGCATCAGCGCGGACACGATATGCTGCCTGGCGGCGACGCCGCCGAAGAAATCGCGCTTGGCCGCCGGGTCCGTCTCGTCGTTGAAGATCGGCGGATGGCAGGGATGGGTTACGAAATAGGTTAGGTCGTCGCGCTCCGGCAGATGACCGGCGAAAGGTGCTGCGGCGTCGAGGACGATGACCATCGTGCCGGGCTTCAGTTTACCCACAATCGCGGACGCGACCTTGCCGATCGCGGTGTCCGGTACCGCCAGGATGACCACTTCGGCGCCATCGAGCGCCTCATCCGCAGGGACGGTCGAGAGCCCGAGCTCCTCGGACAAGCGCGCCCTGCCCGCTTCGCTCACTTCGACATGGCGTACGTCGAAACGCGAGCCTTTGAGGTTCTTGGCCAGACGGCAGCCCATCTTCCCGCCGGCGCCGAACAGGGCAATCGAGGTCATATGCATCTCCTCAGCAATCTTCGTCATCCGATTAGCGCAGCTGGTATGATGAGTCAATGAGTATATCAGCGGATGAAGATCATCGTTCACACGCCGGCCGAGCCGGCAATCGGAGCGTTGCGATTGACAAGTCATCGCTATCGGATTATGACTGACGAAATTCAAAATTCGTCACTCATCATCAGGAGACAGGATGAGCGATCTCGCAGATAACGCCTTGGATGCCGCCCGGCAGGAAAACGTGACGCGGATTCTTGAGGCCGCCGAGCGGCTGTTCCGCTATTACGGCTATGCCAAGACGAACGTCGCCGACATCGCGCGCGAGCTCGATATGTCGCCGGCGAACATCTACCGTTTCTTCGCGTCGAAGACTGAAATCCACCAGGCCCTTTGCTCGCGGATGCTCGATACAAGCTACCAGCAGGCCTACGACATCGCGCAGCTGCCCCTCAGCGCCTCCGAACGGCTGAGGCGCTACGCGCAAGGCCAGCACAAGCTGACCGTGGAGACCATGCTCGACGAGCAGAAAGTCCATGAGATGGTCGTCGTCGCGATCGAGCGCGACTGGCACGTCATCGAGAAACATATCAGCCGTCTCGACGAACTCCTCGCAGGCATCATTCGCGAAGGAATCGATGCCGGAGAGTTCGCCGATCTGGACCCTGCGGTCGCCGCCAGATGCTTCGGCGCCAGCGTCGTCACCCTCTGCCATCCGCAGATCGTCGCGCAGTGTCTTGCCAAGGAAAACCGCGCCACACCCGAGCAACTGATCGAGTTCGCGATCCGGGCGCTGCGGAAATAATGCACGTCCTCCCGAAGCGTGGAGCGGCTTTGCGGCAACGACATGCACAAGAACTGCCGCGCCGCCCATGGCAGTCAGGGCAAGGCGGCCAAGGAGAGTAAGAGCGATGTTTTCACGAAGTGCCCTCAACCGACCGATCGTCGCCCGTCTCCTGACCGCGATCCTGCTCGGTGCCGCTCTCTCCGGCTGCTCGGAAGAGACGGTCGAGACGAAGGAGATCATCCGCCCGGTCAAGGTCGTGGAGATCGCCGCGACCGGCGAGCCGCGGGAGCTTCATTATTCCGGTTCGGTCAGAGCGCGCACGGAAATGAACCTCGGTTTTCGCGTGGGCGGCAAGGTCACCGAACGACTCGTCAATATCGGCGACCGGGTCAAGCCGGGTGACATTCTCGCCCGCGTCGACGCCACCGACTATCAGCTTGCGGTCAGGAGCGCGGAGGCAAATCTTCTCGCCGCTGAAAAGCAGGTGCAGACGACGGGGCTTGCGAAACTCCGGGCCGAACAGCTTTTCAGCAAAGCGTTCTCGTCCCAGGCTCAACTCGACCAGGCAAGGCTGCTTTACGATCAGGCGGTCTCGACTCGAGACGCCGCTGCCTCTTCCCTGGGCCAGGCAAAGAACCAGGTGATCTATACGGACCTCAAGGCCGATCAGAACGGCATCGTCACGGCCGTAAGCGCCGATATCGGGCAGGTTGTCGGAACGGGAACACCCGTGCTGACCGTCGCCGTCGACGGCGAGAAGGAAGTCGAAATCGCAGTGCCCGAAATAGACATCGCCGAATTCAGATCCGGAAAACCGGTCCGGGCACGTTTCTGGTCAAACGACATGCTCGTGCTGGACGGCCATGTGCGCGAAGTCTCCGGCAGTGCCGACCAGCGTTCGCGCACGTTTGCCGTACGCGTCAGCCTGCCGGACGACGAGCGCGTGCTTCTCGGCATGACGGCGACGATCGAGGCGGCTGCAGCAAGCTCGACGCCGCTCGTTTCCATTCCCCTGAGCGCGCTGTCGAAAAAGGACGGCCAGAATATCGTCTGGGTTGTCGACCGTGACTTCTCGACCGTGCATGCACGCCCGGTCAAACTCGCCGATTTCGCCGATAGCGGCGTGCGCGTCGTCGAGGGCCTCGGCGCCGGCGACCTCGTCGTTGCCGCAGGCACACAGTTCATGGCCGAGGATCTGAAGGTGAGACTGCCGGCGGCCCAACCGCAATCGGCCGAACAGCAGTCCGCCCGCGCGGAAACGCCCGAAATCCTCCGTTAGAGCGCCTCTTCGTCGAAACAGAGAAACGCACTAACACCTTGAAACTATGCACTTCCGAACGGAAAACCGGCACCCCGCTTTCCTGGAAGTGCTCAACCACCCACCGATAGAACGGGACGACGATCATGCATGCCTCCACCGGCGATAAGAAACCGTTCAATCTTTCGCGCTGGGCGATCGGGCATCCGAGCATCGCGCGGTTCCTCCTGGCGCTGATCATCGTCACGGGCGCGCTCGGGCTGTTGCGCATGGGGCAACGCGAGGATCCGGAATTCACGTTCCGCGTCATGGTGGTGCAGGCCGTATGGCCCGGGGCATCCATCCAGGAAATGGAAGACCAGGTCGTCAACAAGATCGAGCGCAAGCTGCAGGAAACGCCGCATCTCGATTTCGTCCGCTCCTATACGCGCGCCGGCAGCGCCATCATCACCGTCCAGATCGAGGGCGACACCAACGCAGACGAGGTCGCCGACACGTTCTACCAGGTGCGCAAGAAGGTGGGCGACATCGCCAACGAACTCCCCGACGGCGTGCTGGGCCCCTATTTTAACGACGAGTTCGGCGACACCTTCATCACGCTGCATTCGATCAGCGGCGACGGCTACAGCTATCCGGAACTCAAGCGCTTCGCGGTCGAAGGCCGCGACATGCTGCTGACGACATCAGGCGTCGAGAAGGTGGTAATCCTCGGGGACCAGCCCGAGAGAATCTATATTGACGTTTCTTCCAAGACACTCGCAGAGAGCGGCCTGACATTCAACGACCTGCGCAATGCGGTCGCGGGCCAGAACAATGTCGATTATGCGGGCTCGGTCGACACGGGTGCGCGCTCGGTACGCATCTCCGTCGAAGGAGGTGTCACCAAGGTCGACGACATAAATGAGCTGCGGCTGAGGGCGGGTGACCGGACCATCCGCCTCGGCGACATTGCGACGGTGACGTCCGGGCTGGAAGATCCCTATTCGCGGAAATTCCGTTTCAACGGCCACGACAGCGTTCAGATCGGCGTCGTCATGGCCAAGGGCTTCAACGTCACCGATGTCGGCAAGGCTGTCGACGCTACCTATGAACGTTTCGAGTCCGCGCTCCCCTACGGCGTATCGGTCGATCAGGTCTCCAATCAGCCGGAGGTCGTCACTGAAGCGATCAGCGAGTTCAGTCACGCGCTCGTCGAGGCGCTGATCATCGTCCTCGTCGTCTCTTTCCTGTCGATCGGCTGGCGCTCCGGTCTCGTGATCGCGATCGCCATTCCGCTCGTGCTCGCAGCCACCTTTGCCATCATGTACGAACTCGGGATCGACCTGCAGCGCATCTCGCTTGGGGCGCTGATCATCGCGCTGGGCCTTCTTGTCGACGACGCGATGATCGTGGTCGAGATGATGGAACGGAAACTCGAAGAGGGGCTGGAAAAGATCGATGCCGCGAGCTTCGCCTATTCCTCGACCGCCTTTCCCATGCTCACCGGCACTCTGATCACCACCGCCGGCTTTATCCCTGTCGGCTTCGCGGAATCGACTGCTGGCGAGTATGTCCGCTCGCTCTTCTACGTCGTCGGCATCGCCCTGGTGGTCTCCTGGTTCGTGGCAGTCTATTTCACTCCCTGGCTCGGCTACATGATCCTGAAGCAGCGCCACCACGCCGGCACTCATCACGACGTTTTCGATACGCGCTTCTATCGCCGCCTGAGGACGACCGTCAGCTGGGCAGTGCGCCACCGCATCGTCGTGCTCCTGTTGACGCTCGCCATCTTCGCGGCCAGCCTCTGGGCATTCCAGTTCATTCCGAAGAATTTCTTCCCGCAATCCTCGCGGCCGGAAATCCTCGTCGATCTCTGGCTGCCTGAGGGAACGAGCATCAAGGAGGTCGAAAAACAGGCGAAGGCGCTCGAGGAGCGCATGATGGATGATGAGGACAAGCGCTTCATCGCCACCTATATCGGCGAAGGCGCGCCGCGCTTCTTCCTGCCGCTCGATCAGCAGCTTCGCAACCCCAACTTCGCGCAGCTCCTCGTCATGGCGAAGGACGAGCCAGCCCGCGAGCGGCTGATCGCCAAGCTACGCACGATTCTTGCCGAGGACTTCCCATCAATCCGCAGCAAGGTGGACCGATTGTTCCTGGGCCCGCCGACTGGCTGGCCGGTGCAGATGCGAGTGATGGGACCCGACCGCGAAGTGGTACGCCGCATCGCCGACCAGGTAAGGGCGAAATTCCAGGAAAACCCGCTGCTTGGCGCCGTGCATGACGACTGGCTGGAGCCTGTGCCCGCGATGAAGCTGGTGATCGACCAGGACCGCGCCCGCGCCCTCGGCATCACTTCGCAGCGCATCCGCCAGATGCTGCAGGCGGCAATGTCCGGCGTGCCCCTCGGCAGCTTCCGCGACGGCGAAGAAACGGTCTCGATCGTGGCGCGGGAACCCGCCGGCACCCGTCAGCTGCTCTCTGCCGTCCAGTCGGTCTATGTGCCCACCGATGTCGGTGGGTTCGTCCCCGTCTCGCAGGTCGCCAAGGTCGTGCCGGTCATCGAACAGGGTATCGAGTGGCGGCGGGACCGGCTTCCCACGATCACCGTCCGCGGGACGCTGCCCGACGGCGTGCAGCCGAACGATGTGACCATGAAGCTCTTCGACGAGCTCAAGGGGCTGAGGGACGGCCTGGCACCCGGCTACAAGGTGGAGATCCAGGGCGGTGCCGAAGATAGCGCCGAGAGCCAGGCCTCGATCGCCGCCAAGGCGCCGATCATGCTGGTGGTGATCGTCATCCTCCTGATGGCGCAACTCCAGCACTTCGGCAAGGCGATGCTGGTGCTCGCGACCGGTCCGCTCGGGATCATCGGTGCGGCGGCGGCGCTGCTCGTCAGCGGTGC
Protein-coding regions in this window:
- a CDS encoding TetR family transcriptional regulator, translating into MSDLADNALDAARQENVTRILEAAERLFRYYGYAKTNVADIARELDMSPANIYRFFASKTEIHQALCSRMLDTSYQQAYDIAQLPLSASERLRRYAQGQHKLTVETMLDEQKVHEMVVVAIERDWHVIEKHISRLDELLAGIIREGIDAGEFADLDPAVAARCFGASVVTLCHPQIVAQCLAKENRATPEQLIEFAIRALRK
- a CDS encoding D-ribose ABC transporter substrate-binding protein, with the translated sequence MTLTRRMTIAAFAAVLAAGSAIPAYAADLIAIITPSHDNPFFKAEAVGAEAKAKELGYETLVLVHDDDANKQSQLIDTAIGRGAKAIILDNAGSEASIAAVQKAKDAGVPSFLIDREINATGVAVSQIVSNNYQGAQLGAEEFVKLMGESGNYVELLGREADLNAGIRSKGYHDVIDEYPEMKMVAQQSANWSQTEGYSKMETILQANPDIKGVISGNDTMAMGAIAALQAAGRKDVIVVGFDGSNDVRDSIKSGGIKATVLQPAYAQAQMAVQQAHEYITTGKAPAEEKQLMDCVLINSENADQLETFALAD
- a CDS encoding efflux RND transporter permease subunit, producing the protein MHASTGDKKPFNLSRWAIGHPSIARFLLALIIVTGALGLLRMGQREDPEFTFRVMVVQAVWPGASIQEMEDQVVNKIERKLQETPHLDFVRSYTRAGSAIITVQIEGDTNADEVADTFYQVRKKVGDIANELPDGVLGPYFNDEFGDTFITLHSISGDGYSYPELKRFAVEGRDMLLTTSGVEKVVILGDQPERIYIDVSSKTLAESGLTFNDLRNAVAGQNNVDYAGSVDTGARSVRISVEGGVTKVDDINELRLRAGDRTIRLGDIATVTSGLEDPYSRKFRFNGHDSVQIGVVMAKGFNVTDVGKAVDATYERFESALPYGVSVDQVSNQPEVVTEAISEFSHALVEALIIVLVVSFLSIGWRSGLVIAIAIPLVLAATFAIMYELGIDLQRISLGALIIALGLLVDDAMIVVEMMERKLEEGLEKIDAASFAYSSTAFPMLTGTLITTAGFIPVGFAESTAGEYVRSLFYVVGIALVVSWFVAVYFTPWLGYMILKQRHHAGTHHDVFDTRFYRRLRTTVSWAVRHRIVVLLLTLAIFAASLWAFQFIPKNFFPQSSRPEILVDLWLPEGTSIKEVEKQAKALEERMMDDEDKRFIATYIGEGAPRFFLPLDQQLRNPNFAQLLVMAKDEPARERLIAKLRTILAEDFPSIRSKVDRLFLGPPTGWPVQMRVMGPDREVVRRIADQVRAKFQENPLLGAVHDDWLEPVPAMKLVIDQDRARALGITSQRIRQMLQAAMSGVPLGSFRDGEETVSIVAREPAGTRQLLSAVQSVYVPTDVGGFVPVSQVAKVVPVIEQGIEWRRDRLPTITVRGTLPDGVQPNDVTMKLFDELKGLRDGLAPGYKVEIQGGAEDSAESQASIAAKAPIMLVVIVILLMAQLQHFGKAMLVLATGPLGIIGAAAALLVSGAPFGFVAILGVIALLGIIIRNSIILVDQIDQDIAAGMERREAIVGAAVRRFRPIMLTALTAVLALIPISRGVFWGPLAYAMMGGILVATVLTILVLPAGYALFFGKEPKTRKTDPEPAAQIGADQDREGYPVPLAAE
- a CDS encoding efflux RND transporter periplasmic adaptor subunit: MFSRSALNRPIVARLLTAILLGAALSGCSEETVETKEIIRPVKVVEIAATGEPRELHYSGSVRARTEMNLGFRVGGKVTERLVNIGDRVKPGDILARVDATDYQLAVRSAEANLLAAEKQVQTTGLAKLRAEQLFSKAFSSQAQLDQARLLYDQAVSTRDAAASSLGQAKNQVIYTDLKADQNGIVTAVSADIGQVVGTGTPVLTVAVDGEKEVEIAVPEIDIAEFRSGKPVRARFWSNDMLVLDGHVREVSGSADQRSRTFAVRVSLPDDERVLLGMTATIEAAAASSTPLVSIPLSALSKKDGQNIVWVVDRDFSTVHARPVKLADFADSGVRVVEGLGAGDLVVAAGTQFMAEDLKVRLPAAQPQSAEQQSARAETPEILR
- a CDS encoding phosphogluconate dehydrogenase C-terminal domain-containing protein, whose product is MTSIALFGAGGKMGCRLAKNLKGSRFDVRHVEVSEAGRARLSEELGLSTVPADEALDGAEVVILAVPDTAIGKVASAIVGKLKPGTMVIVLDAAAPFAGHLPERDDLTYFVTHPCHPPIFNDETDPAAKRDFFGGVAARQHIVSALMQGPEEAYVLGEEIAKVIWAPVMRSHRVTVEQIALLEPGLSETVCASLLVVMREAMEECVKRGVPREAARDFLLGHMNVLGAVIFEETPGVFSDACNKAIEFGKPMLMREDWKRVFEPQEIADSIRRIT